A window of Streptomyces sp. SAI-127 contains these coding sequences:
- the cofC gene encoding 2-phospho-L-lactate guanylyltransferase, with protein sequence MQWTLVIPLKPLARAKSRLSDTADDGVRPGLALAFAQDTVAAALACPAVGDVAVVTDDVLAGRELAALGARIVPDEPRGGLNAALSHAAAVVRSTRPESALAALNADLPALRPLELARVLDAAAEFPRAFLADAATIGTTLLTAREDAELRPAFGLDSRARHRASGATELPLTEVDSVRQDVDTGEDLRAALALGVGPRTAAAAARLLIPGQ encoded by the coding sequence GTGCAGTGGACGTTGGTCATCCCGTTGAAGCCCTTGGCGCGGGCCAAGAGCAGGCTCTCGGACACCGCCGACGACGGGGTGCGCCCGGGGCTGGCCCTCGCCTTCGCCCAGGACACCGTGGCGGCGGCGCTGGCCTGCCCCGCTGTCGGTGATGTGGCGGTCGTCACGGATGACGTCCTGGCGGGCCGCGAGCTGGCGGCCCTGGGCGCCCGGATCGTCCCCGACGAGCCACGGGGCGGCCTGAACGCGGCCCTGTCGCATGCGGCTGCCGTCGTACGGTCCACGCGTCCCGAAAGCGCCCTCGCGGCCCTGAACGCCGATCTTCCGGCGCTACGGCCCCTGGAATTGGCCCGGGTCCTCGACGCCGCCGCGGAATTCCCGCGCGCTTTTCTCGCGGACGCCGCGACAATCGGCACCACTTTGCTGACGGCCCGGGAAGACGCGGAATTGCGCCCCGCCTTCGGGCTGGATTCCCGCGCACGCCATCGCGCCTCGGGAGCGACGGAACTCCCCCTCACCGAGGTGGATTCCGTACGGCAGGACGTGGACACCGGCGAGGACCTGCGGGCCGCGCTCGCCCTCGGGGTGGGACCCCGGACGGCCGCCGCCGCCGCGCGGTTGCTGATTCCCGGGCAGTAG
- a CDS encoding HU family DNA-binding protein: MNKAQLVEAIADKVGGRQQAADAVDAVLDAIVRATVAGDRVSVTGFGSFEKVDRPARYARNPQTGERVRVKKTSVPRFRAGQGFKDLVSGTKKLPKNDVAVKKAPKGSLTGGASATVKKAAAKKATAKTAAAKKTTARKTTAKKTTATAKKTTAKKAPAKSTATAKTTAAKKTTAKKATAKKAPAKKATAKKAPARKSTSRTTTAKKATARKR, from the coding sequence GTGAACAAGGCGCAGCTCGTAGAAGCGATTGCCGACAAGGTGGGCGGCCGCCAGCAGGCCGCCGACGCGGTCGACGCGGTCCTGGACGCCATCGTCCGCGCGACGGTCGCGGGCGACCGGGTCTCGGTCACCGGCTTCGGTTCGTTCGAGAAGGTCGACCGGCCGGCCCGTTACGCCCGTAACCCCCAGACGGGCGAGCGGGTTCGGGTCAAGAAGACCTCCGTTCCGCGCTTCCGCGCGGGCCAGGGCTTCAAGGACCTGGTGAGCGGCACGAAGAAGCTCCCGAAGAACGACGTCGCGGTCAAGAAGGCGCCCAAGGGCAGCCTGACCGGCGGGGCTTCGGCCACGGTCAAGAAGGCGGCCGCGAAGAAGGCCACCGCCAAGACCGCCGCCGCGAAGAAGACCACCGCGAGGAAGACGACGGCCAAGAAGACGACGGCCACCGCGAAGAAGACCACGGCGAAGAAGGCGCCCGCCAAGAGCACGGCGACCGCCAAGACCACCGCCGCGAAGAAGACCACCGCCAAGAAGGCGACGGCCAAGAAGGCCCCGGCGAAGAAGGCGACCGCCAAGAAGGCCCCCGCCAGGAAGTCGACGTCTCGCACCACCACCGCCAAGAAGGCCACGGCCCGCAAGAGGTAA
- a CDS encoding lysophospholipid acyltransferase family protein: protein MPRRRIGFWYRLAAVIAKPPLVVLIKRDWRGMEHIPADGGFITAVNHNSHIDPFAYAHFQYNTGRVPRFLAKSGLFNKGFIGAMMRGTGQIPVYRETTDALSAFRAAIEAVERGECVAFYPEGTITRDPDQWPMIGKTGAARVALQTKCPVIPVAQWGANELLPPYAKKLHVFPRKTSQVLAGPPVDLSPFYGKEMTPDLLKEATEVIMAAVTAQLELIRGEKAPETAYDPRRERIEQRRRTQAQNGHEGEKSK from the coding sequence GTGCCCCGCCGCAGAATCGGCTTCTGGTACCGCCTGGCAGCGGTGATCGCCAAACCGCCGCTCGTGGTTCTGATCAAGCGGGACTGGCGCGGAATGGAGCATATTCCGGCCGACGGCGGATTTATCACCGCGGTCAACCACAATTCGCACATCGATCCCTTCGCGTACGCGCACTTCCAGTACAACACCGGCCGCGTCCCGCGATTCCTCGCGAAGAGCGGTCTTTTCAACAAGGGATTCATCGGCGCCATGATGCGCGGCACGGGGCAGATTCCCGTCTACCGCGAGACCACGGACGCGCTCAGTGCCTTCAGGGCCGCCATCGAGGCCGTGGAACGCGGCGAATGCGTCGCGTTCTACCCCGAGGGCACCATCACCCGGGACCCCGACCAGTGGCCCATGATCGGCAAGACCGGTGCCGCGCGGGTAGCCCTCCAGACCAAGTGCCCGGTGATTCCCGTGGCGCAGTGGGGCGCCAACGAACTGCTGCCGCCGTACGCGAAGAAGCTCCACGTGTTTCCGCGCAAGACCTCGCAGGTCCTCGCGGGGCCGCCCGTGGACCTGTCGCCGTTCTACGGCAAGGAGATGACCCCGGACCTCCTGAAGGAGGCCACCGAGGTCATCATGGCCGCCGTCACCGCCCAGCTGGAGCTGATCCGCGGCGAGAAGGCACCCGAGACGGCGTACGACCCGCGCCGCGAGCGGATCGAGCAGCGGCGCCGGACCCAGGCCCAGAACGGTCACGAGGGGGAGAAGAGCAAGTGA